The genome window TACAACTGCATCATGGCCCGACGCATGGCGGAGCGGGGTGTGCGTTTCGTGCAGCTTTACAATCGCGGGTGGGATCAGCATGGCAACCTGCCGAACGAAATTAAGAAACAGTGTAAAGCGTCAGACCAGCCTCAGGCCGGCCTGCTGAAAGACCTCAAGCGCCGGGGGATGCTGGATGAAACGCTTGTGGTCTGGGGCGGCGAGTTTGGTCGTGGTGTTTACAGCCAGGGTAAACTAACTGAGGAGAATTACGGGCGCGACCACCATCCCAAGTGCTTTACCATGTGGATGGCCGGCGGGGGTGTGAAGCCTGGCATTACCTACGGCCAAACGGACGAATACTCTTACAATATTCTGGATGGGGGGATTCACGTTCATGACTTGCATGCCACCATGTTCCATTTGCTTGGTATCAATCACGAGAAACTGACCTATCGTTACCAGGGGCGTGATTTCCGGCTGACGGATGTGCACGGCAAGATCGTGAAGGATATTCTCGCTTAAACAGTGCTCCGGTAAGCGCATGGATTTCATCTCATTTTTAGGGCGTCTGCATCCCGTCGTCCTGCACCTGCCCATAGGGGCCTTGTTTACGGTGATCGTCGCTGAGATCTGGTTGTTGCGTTCGACGCAGCGCAAGGATCAGTTGCTGCTCTTCGTTCTCTATCTTTTCACATTGTTGACCGCAGTGTTGGCGATCGCGACCGGACTTATACTTCACGAGGAAGATGCATACGGCGGCTCGACTCTCGATCTGCATGAGAAACTGGGAATCGCCACCGGTGTGGTCATGATTCTTCTGGCTGGCTGTGCCTATGTGGCTGTTCGAATGCAGTCAAAGCATTCCGGCCTCAGTCGCTGGGTGACGATTCGCCGATTGGGCCTGTTTGTATCCACGGGCCTGATTACGGTTACCGGACACTATGGTGGCGAACTGACTCATGGTCGGGGCTTCCTCTTTGAATACGGGCCCGCCTTTTTACGTGAGTCGACCAAAGTGGAGCCGGTTGAAATTACCGCGGAGATCACCGCTTTTGACGCTGCGATTCACCCGATCATCGAGAATTATTGTGTCTATTGCCACGACGACGAGACGACCAAGGGTAAGCTGCGTATGGACAGCCCGGAGGCAATGCTGGCTGGCGGCAGCACGGGGCCATTGTTTGTCGCTGGTGATACGGAGAACAGCCTGATGCTTGAGCGCATACACCTTCCCGACGATCACGAGGACCATATGCCTCCGATTGAAAAGCGGCAACCGAGCGAAGAGGAAATCGCTGCGCTAACCTGGTGGATTGAGAGCGGTGCATCATTCGATATGAAACTAAGCGACCCTCAGGTTCCAGAGTCTGTTCAGGCCGTTGTGCCCGGCGATGAGCCAGTCGAAGAAGAGCCGAAAATCTCAGAAGAACTGGATTTGGAAGCCGTGCAGGAATTACGCGATCAACTGCTGACCATCCAGCGGATTCAGCAGGGAGATAATCGCCTCTGGGTCAGTTTTAGTGCCATAGCCACCACGGCCGGAGATGATTTTATATTACAGCTTCGGCCACTGGCGAATTTTGTCACTTGGCTGGATCTGGCCCGTACGCAGATCACGGATGCCTCCATGTCAGAACTTGCCCTTATGAAAAATCTTGAGCAACTGAATCTGAATGCCTGCGACATTACTGACGAAGGGATCAAACAATTGGAAGGCCTTGATAATCTCAAGGATCTAAACCTGGCCGAGACACCGGTCAGTGAAGCTTCACTTCCGACACTGATTCAACTGGACTCGCTTGAAACAGTCCACCTTTTCGGCACCGGATGGACAGCAGAGGGTGCGGAAGTTTTTCGAAGAATCCGACCCGACGTAACGGTCAACATCGGTGAGTGAGCGGCTGGGAACAGGCACATCAGCCGGCCATCAGAAATCTACAGTCGCTTGATTCGGATATTGCGCAGCCAGAAGGGCATGCCGTGATCCTGAAAGCCAATTTTGCCGCTTGTGGATAAAGATTCTCCGTTAATTTCATGGGCCTTCAGGTCCGTGTGATCGTGAACCAGTACGCCATTGATGACAACCGTGAGCAGTGAGCCCTCTAGTTTGACCACAGCACGGTTCCATTCGCCCGGAAGCTTGTTGGCGGATTTGGCCAACGGATCTCCGGCCTGGCGATCCTTGAACATGATGATGCCGCCAAGGTCGTGCCAACCCGGTTTTTCCTTTTTGTGACACTGGGTCAGTTGGAGCTCCAAGCCCGTGAAAACGGGGTTATCTACGTCGGACACCCGGAAGTAAAAGCCCGAGTTGCCGTTTGGAGTGAATTTAAATTCAAACTCGCAGATAAAGTCGGTGTAATCCTCCTTGAGCCAAAGATAGGAGCCGAAACGATTCCATCCTTTTTCACCCGGACGCGGTTCGAGAGAAACATTTTTTCCGTCTACCGACCAATTGCCCTCTGTCGTGACTTTTGAAAGGTCACCGTCGATGACCGTTTCCCATTCAGACGTTTCGGCGAAACATGGCAAAATAGTGGAAATGCCAATCAGTATGATTAAGGAGCTGAGTTTGTGTTTTGTTTTCAGATGCATAGAGCTGCGGGTGTTATGGACTTGGGTGCCTGATGACTGATTTTTGTTTTTCGGGCGGAATTGGAATGCTGCCCTGAACTGAGCGAACAGAGGGGAGGTATTCTACGTCTGGGCCTCTTCGGACAAGTCGTGGATGCAGTTAGGGAGTGAAATCAGAAACGTGCTTCCTTTATCGGGCGTGCTTTTCATGCTTATGCTGGCTCCGATGAGATCACATATCTTGCGGCATATGGTTAGGCCCAAACCTGCTCCTTCATGGTGCCGTGACAACGAACTTTCGATCTGGTAGAACGGTTCAAAAATTTTCATTTGCTTGTCAGCCTCAATGCCGATTCCGGTGTCGGTGACACTGAAGTCCAGTCCGTTCTCGTTGATTTGAACCCCAACTGTAACAGATCCTTCCTCTGTGAATTTCAGTGCATTGTTTATCAGATTGATCAGCAACTGGCGTAGACGAAGAGCATCTGTTTTGATTGTCTCGGGCAATCCCGGGGCCTCTGTTAGCTTTAATTCCAGTCTCTCAAAGTCCGCTTTGGGCTTCATGATCTTGACGATACTGTTGAGAAAGGCGCTAAGTTCGAAGGTTGTTTCCTCGATTCTGAATTCCCCGCGTTCCAGTTTGGAGAAGTCCAGGATCTCACTGATCAATGAAAGTAAATGAGCGCCTGAATCGTGGATGGTTTCGAGCGCCTTACGTTTTTCCAGGTCTTTCTCGTCGAGCGCCAAAATTTCGCTCAGTCCGATGATCGGGTTCAAGGGAGTCCGTAGTTCGTGACTAATGACGGAAAGAAAATCATTTTTGGCCAGGTTGGCGGATTCAGCCCTTTTGACGTTTTCCTCAAGTTCTTTTTGTATGCGCCGCTGTAGATCGATATAGTCGTTCTCTTTTCTGTAATGATCCAAGTCCGCCTCTATTGCGGTGCGGAAGCCATTGACCAGGCGTTTGATTTTATCCGAAAATTTATTTTCCTTGGAGTCCAGAATACAGAGCGTGCCAAAAATACTCCCGTCCGGCCAGAGGAGCGGAACTCCGTAATACGCGATCATACCCAGGGGAACATCAGGATTATCTGCCCAGAGGGGATCCTTCAGCGCATCGACGATAGATAAGTCCTCCCGGTTGGCGACGACAGTTTCACAGTAGAGCCCGCAGCCCAAGTGTTCCTTCGCACCTTCTTCATAAACATTATCAGGATTCGTGCTGGAGGCATGTACTTCAATCTCTCCCTCGAGCAAGCGCATTACCAGTGCGGCGGGAATTTCGCCAATTTCGATCAGGATGTTCAGCAACTCACGCCACTTTTCCAGAATATCATCAGACTGTTTGCTGAAAGCGGCGTCCTTGATTGGGATGGTGACAGAATCCCGTCCCCGGACGAAGACATCTGTCTTCACGGTATGTTTGGAATGGTGCAATGCTTTAGGGATATCTCAGCAAACCACGATATCAAGCAGTTTAAACCAACCGAACGTTAAACAGCGTACTTTTTACAGGCCGGACCAATATGCGCTTATTCGCCGGATTAGAGGCAGGTGCTCTCGCCGTTGCGCAGTGTCTTGAATGCTTGTCCATTCAGCCGGCAGGCTTCTTCAAAAATCGCCGGATCGGCGGTGTTGAATGCAAACATGTCGTAGTGGTGGGGGATGACCAACTTTGCCTCAACCGCGCGGCCCAACGTGGCGGCTTCCTCTCCGTTGAGATTTCCCGCAACACGTCGTTCAGGCTTGTTTCCGTTAATTGGTAGAAAAGCGACATCAGGGGCGAAAGGCTTTAAAGAATCGATCAAGCCTTCGTGTATCAGGGTATCACCGCTGTGATAGATGGTTTTTCCGGCAACTTTTATGACAAAGCCCATGAACTTACAGTTTCCGTGCTCATCTCGATCGACATTATTGTGGGCGGCACTAATGCCATGGATTTCCATGCCCCCGAATGTGGTCATTTCGCCTGCGTTCGTCTCTAGCATACGATCAGCTATGTTGCCGAGCCGATTGAGGATGAATTCCCGATTGGCGCGTGGGCATAGTAGTTTCGCATCGGGGTTGGCTTCAAAAAGTGGCAGTAGTGTCTCTGCATCCAGATGGTCGGTGTGGTTGTGGGAACTGGTGATGAGATCAATTCCCGTAATCTGTGCCGGAGCGATTACCTGCTCGGTGACACGCTGGTGCGGCTTGTCGGTATCGGCATACTTTTTCGTCAGTGAATCCGATAGATAGGGGTCGAACAAGATCGTTCCCTCAGCTGTGACCACCAGGAAACCGCTTTGTCCGAGCCACCAAACCTTTGTCGCTCCCTGACGCTGTGCTTGCTTAATGTCGGTGAGGAGGGCGTCGTCTTTTTGGAAAGCCTGCTTCACGGGTCAGGTAAGCTTGAGCTCTTTTTTAACTATTTCCACGCCGGCGACCATGTTGACCAGTTTGCGTTTGGCGGCCCAGCGGGCGGTCTGGCTCAATCCGCAGTCGGGAGCAAAAACCAATTTTTCAGCGGGGGCGTACTCGAGGCAGCGTCTGACGCGGCCTGCAATATCATCCGGGGTTTCAACATAATAACTTTTCACGTCGACGATGCCGACCGCGACATCCGTGTGTTTTGCGATCTCAGCGATGAGTTCCAGTTCGGCAAACTCACGACTGGCCATCTCGACGTGCATCTCGTCGCACTTGAAATCAAGAAACGCGGGGAACATGGGTGAAATTTGGCGCGGGCCCACCGCCCGGGCTTTAAAATTACCAAAGCAGAGATGGGTGCAGACGCGGGCTTTCCCTTCAATAGACTCGACCGTACGGTTAAAGATATCGACGAAACGGGCAGGATCCTCCTTGTAGGCGTAGCAGCTCATGGAGGGCTCATCGACACTGATTTCCGTGCAGCCAGCGGCCACCAGGGCTTCGAGCTCTTTTCGGACGATCGGCAACAAGGCCTCGGTGATGGCCCAGCGGTCCTTATACTGCTCATTGGGTAAAAGGCGGCCGCTCATGGTGTAGGGGCCGGGGACACTGGCTTTCAAAGTGACTTGCTTGCCGGGGTGCATCGCTTGATACACTTCGGCCAGCCGCTGGTATTCCTCCACTGCGCCCAGCCCTTCAGGAGCATGTAATTCGCCGGTGATGGCGTGTTTGCCTCGCTGATCATGAGCGGGAGGGCCGAAGAGACGGGGCGAAGCGGATTCCAGCTCGATTCCCTTGATGTAGCCGTAGAAGGAAAGGTTGAAGTCGAAGCGGGTTTGTTCACCGTCGGTAATGACATCCAGTCCGGCCGAAAGTTGGTCATGGACGGCGGCAATAACGGCGTCGCGTTGCACTTCGGAGATGTCGTTGACACCAAAGTTGTCCAGATTTTCAGAGGCGAGTTCGAGCCAACCGGGAAAGGGGTAGCTGCCGATGACTGAGTTACGAAGGGGGTTGGATTCCATGATGAGATATTATTGAGCGTTATCCGTATTCATACCTAGGCTGATCAAGCTAAAACATAGGTAAAGAGTTGATTATTAGATAGCTTTCAGAACATTTCTTCTTATTCAACAAGATCGTCCCACTGTCTGCTATTTTATGCCATGAAACCCAAGCTGAAATATGATTTCAAGGAGGATCGATCCTTATGGATAACCCTGAGCGGCTTGATCGATGCGCAGACCATGGAAAGGTTGACTTATGCAGACCATGAAGACGAGCGCTCTGTGACGGCGAAATACGCGATCGCAGATCTAAGAGAGGCTGATATGCGAGAGGTGACTCATCGCCAGATTCGTCATGTCGCTGCTCTTGATATTGGCGCATCCCGTACCAACCCTCATCTGCGGGTCGCATTTGTCGCCGCAGATCCTGTCGCAGTGGAATGTTGCCAATATTACATATCCATTTGTACGAGACTGAAAATCCCCTGGGAGCTGGCTATGTTCGAGCATGTTGAAGAAGCGCTTGGATGGTGCCGTCAGGTTCGCTCTGTAGGTTGAGGTACTCTTTTATGACCCCCCAATTTCTTTGGGGCGCAAAAAAAGGCCGGTCACAGCAGACCGGCCTTTCGGAATTTTTTTGGGAGAATGTGTTACTTCAACAGATCGACCATGGCTTCACCCATGGCGAGTCCGACATTCATGTAGGTCTTGGCGTTGCCGCTGTAGTGGGCGTTCGAGGAACTTCCCATGCTGAGCGGATGCGTATACACAGTGCTTACATCGCCTTTGAACTCGGAATATTCACCTTCGGCGTTGCCGACAGCCATCATCCCCTCGAGAATCATTTTTTCATTCCCTTCGGCATTGTCCTTATCGGTCTGGCCGAGGGTGGCGCAAACGAACTTGGCATCCGGTGCGTCGAATTCTTTGCGCAGTGCTTTAATCAAAGTGGCGAGGTTTTTGCCGTAGCGGTAAGCGTGTCCCGCGTTGTAGCGATCTTTGTCGCCCTGCCACCAAAGGAAACCGGCAATCTCGTAACCTTGTGCGTCCGGATAGTAAGTGTTCAATTCCTCTAGGATCTTTTTGGCGTTGGCGACATCGTCGTCGTACTGCTTGCCTGCATACCACTTGTGATTAGGCGGTTCCGGAATATTTCCTTTTTCCCAGCGTAAATGGCGCACCTCATCGTTATAGCCGGGATAAACGTAGGTTTTGCCATCCTTGGGGTCTTCATATTCGAAGCGTTCGCTACCGGGAGGGAGGAGATCCCAGCCCAAGCTTCGGTTGCCAATGGAGCTACGCAGTACCATGACCGGCTCGTCGATTGCGTTGCCGAGTTGATGGCCGATGCCCAGGTCAATGCCGATCTTTTTGCTTTTTACGGTGAGGAAATCGTTGCGACCAACCCGCATGCTGCCGCGTTTTTGCATGACATGGACCTGGCGGACATCCTGTCGGGTGGTCCAATTGCCCTCGTCATCGACGAGGAAAGGATAGAGGCCCTCGTTTTTAACGGCGTGCTCCAGAGTGCCTTCTTTATCCGCGGGACCGACCTTGCCCATTTCCAGGGTGTTGGACTGCCCCATGACGATGAAGACCTTGACCTTCTTCGACATGTCGGCGGGCTGACCGTCGGGTTGCGGCAAATCAGCGGCTTGAGACGCGGTAACAGAGGAGAGTGACGCCAAAAGGCCGACTAACAGGGCCTTTGAAACATGGGGTAATCTTTTATTCGAGATATGTGTAATCATTCGCATGAGGTTTCTTAGTGTTATTTGTTTTACAAGGCCTATTCTGGCCTGTTGGCCTATTGACTGTCTGTCTTCAGGGAAGTTCCACCCGTCGGAAAATATACGATTTGCAGAAGAAAACTTTGGCGTGACGATCCCATCATCCTGAGTTTTATTACCTACCAATGCACGTTCCCATTCCTGAAAATATCGAACTCGTTGAAGAACGCGGCGATCTCGTCATTCGTCGCTCCTGGCGCGGCCCGCACCTATGGTTTCTGTTGCTTTTCTGCATCATATGGAACGGCTTTCTTGTCTTCTGGTACTCGGCCGCATTCGGCGATTCCAATGCGCCACTGATCATGAAGCTCTTTCCGCTTGGGCATGTCGCCGTCGGAGTCGGCCTGACCTACTACGTCATTGCCGGGTTCGTCAACAAAACCGATATTCGCATCAACCCGCTTAAGGTGAGCGTTCTGAGCTATCCGATGAAGTGGTTCGGCAACAAAGAGGTGGCGATCGACGACATCAAGCAGCTCTACACCACGGAAAAGATTTCCAACAACAAGAACGGGACCAGCATGAGCTACACCGTCAACATCCTGACGCCTGCCGGGAAGCAGCTCAAACTGATCTCCGGACTGCAGGCTAAGGAGCAGGGGATCTATATTGAGAAAAAGATCGAGGAAGTGTTAGGGATTGAAGATGAAGCAGTCGCTGGTGAGGTGTAATACCTTTTAAAAGAGGGATCATTTGGGGAGAAGGGGGGAGAAGGGGAGAACTGACCAGGGAAAGCCTCTACGGATAGAAAAGTTCCCTTGTCCTTTTGTCCGGCGCAAGCTGTGGCATCAGCTGTGTTCCCGGCCCCAGAGCCAGAGTAGGTCGGCGAGACGATTCAGGTAGTGGATGAGTTCCGGGCGGACCGCGGCTCCGGAATCGCGGAGGGTAACGAGTCCACGTTCACAGCGGCGACAGGTGGTACGTGCCTGGTCAAAAAAAGCATCGGCTACGGTGTTGCCGGGATAGCTCCAGCCCTTGAAGCCACCCTTGCTGGATTCAAACTCATCTACCAGATTGGTCAGGGTATCGACTTTACTGAGATCGATCAGTTTTCCCTGATATTTCTCACTCAACTTTCCGCGATCCGCATCGTCGGTGGCTAGCTCGCACATCATTACGACCAGATCTTTCTGAATCTCCAGGATTTGCTCCCGGATGGAATCATTTTTAGCATGGGCGCGGCAAAGTCCCAAAGCCGAGTTCAGTTCATCGACTCGCCCGTAGGTCATAACGCGGGGATGGTTTTTCGGCACTCGCTTGCCGAAGAGCAAGGAGGTGCTGCCGTCATCACCGCGTTTGGTGGAAATACTCATGGGGTGAACATCGAACATTGAACATCGAACGTCCAACATTGAATGAAGTGCGGATGATTTAAAGTTGGAGGTTCGATGTTCGGCTTTCGTTGCGACTATTGCGCCTCGAGTAATAATTGAAGCATCTTTTTGGCTGCGTCCGGGATGACTGTTCCGGGGCCGAAGATGGCCTTGGCCCCGTGCTCGTAGAGGTAGTCGTAGTCCTGCGCGGGGATAACGCCGCCACAGACGACCATAATATCTTCGCGACCCAGCTTCTTGAGTTCGTCCACAAGCTGTGGGAGCAGTGTTTTGTGCCCGGCGGCGAGTGATGACATGGCGACGATGTGGCAATCGTTTTCCACGGCTTGCCTTGCGGTTTCCTCCGGTGTTTGGAAGAGGGGGCCGATGTCGACGTCGTAGCCTAGGTCGGCGTAGCCGGTGGCGACGACCTTCGCGCCGCGGTCATGGCCGTCTTGACCCATTTTGGCAATCATGATCCGCGGACGCCGTCCTTCTTCCTCCTCGAATTTGTGGATGAGTTCCTTGATTTCCTCCATGGCAGGTGTGCTTCCGAATTCCTTGGCGTAGACGCCGGAAATGGAACGGATGTTCGCCTTATAGCGACCGACCACACTTTCGATAGCGTCAGATATCTCACCTAAAGTGGCGCGCTTGGAAGCGGCGTCAACGGCGAGTTCGAGGACGTTGCCGTCACCATCTCTCATGGCGTTGGCAATTGCTTCAAGGCTGGTTTTCACGGCGGCATTATCGCGCTCGGCCCGAAGCTTTTTCAGGCGTGCGATTTGGGATTCCCTTACAGCGGAATTATCGATGTCGAGAATTTCCAGGGGGTCTTCCTTTTCGAGTCGATACTTGTTGAGTCCGACGATGGTTTCCTTGCCGGAATCAATCCGGGCCTGCCGGCGTGCCGCCGCTTCCTCGATTCTCAGCTTGGGAATGCCTTCCTCGATCGCCTTGGTCATGCCGCCGTATTCTTCACACTCCTGAATGTGGCCCCAGGCTTTGTGCATGAGTTCGTGGGTGAGTGCTTCCACATAGTAACTGCCGCCCCAGGGGTCGATGAAACGGCACATGCCGGTTTCTTCCTGGATGAAGAGTTGGGTGTTCCGGGCGATCCGTGCAGAGAAATCGGTCGGCAGGGCGATCGCTTCATCCAGTGCGTTGGTATGCAGTGATTGGGTGTGTCCGCAGGCCGAGGCCATCGCTTCGATGGCGGTCCGGGTGACATTGTTGAACGGGTCCTGTTCGGTCAGGGACCAGCCGGAGGTTTGCGAGTGCGTGCGAAGGGCCAGCGACTTCGGGTTCTTCGGGTCGAACTGTTTGACAATCTTGGCCCAGAGCAGACGGGCCGCCCGCATCTTCGCTATCTCCATGAAGAAGTTCTTGCCGATTGCCCAGAAGAAGGAGAGGCGCGGGGCGAAGGCATCGATATCCAGGCCGGCATTCACGCCGGTGCGCAGGTATTCCAGCCCGTCAGCGAGGGTGTAGCCCATTTCCAGGTCGGCGGTCGCACCGGCCTCTTGCATGTGATAGCCCGAAATCGAGATCGAGTTGAACTTGGGCATGTTTTTCGACGTGTATTCGAAGATGTCACCGATAATCCTCATGGAGGGCGTGGGCGGGTAAATATAAGTGTTCCGCACCATGAATTCCTTGAGGATGTCGTTTTGGATCGTCCCGGCGAGTTGATCCAGTTTGCAGCCCTGTTCCAGTCCCGCCAGAATGTAGAATGCGAGCACGGGAATGACCGCACCGTTCATGGTCATGGACACAGAAACCTTGGAGAGGTCGATGTCGTTGAAGAGAATGTGCATGTCTTCAACCGAATCGATGGCGACCCCGGCCTTGCCCACATCGCCAACCACACGAGGGTGGTCGGAATCATATCCGCGGTGCGTTGCCAGGTCGAAGGCAACGGATAGGCCCTGCTGGCCGGCGGCGATATTCCGGCGGTAGAAGGCGTTGGATTCCTCGGCGGTCGAGAAGCCGGCATACTGCCGCACCGTCCAGGGTCGGAAAGCATACATCGTGGCGTAGGGCCCCCGCAGGTTGGGAGCAATCCCAGCAGTGTAGTCGAGGTGCTCCATCTTTTCGTAGCCCTGTTGAGTGTACAGTGGCTCGACGTCGATTTGCTCCATGGTCTCGTTGACCAATTCATCGACGCTCTTGCCGGTTTCGGCTTGGACTTGTTCGGCCCATTCCTCCCGGCTGGCGGCAGGCTTAGGGGCTTCGTAAGTGATTTCTGAGAAGTTCGGTTTCATTCTAAATAGTTCTCCGGTTTCGTTGGATCAGTTGTCCGTTTACAGGACGCCGAGGCCTTCGAGGTATCGGCGGTTGACTTCATAATTGTTCGACTTGACGAAGATATAGTCATCCATGCCGGCAGCACGGTAAGCCTCTTCCTGGTCGCCCGGAAAGCCGGCAAGCACGACCTGCATGTCCGGCATGGCTTGCTTGATCGCCTGGGCAAAGTCGGGGAATTGCGCCTCATAGTCGGCATCGGTTCCGCAGACAACGGTGATGCCCGCACCGGACGCCTCCAGTGCGGCAACCGCATCCTCAGGGCTTTCAAATCCCGCCGGTGAGATGATTTCAAAGCCGCCTGCGGCGAAGAACCCTCGGGTAAAGTCGGCTCTTAATTTGTGCCGGCGAAGCGGTCCCAGGTTGGTGAGGAATATCTTCGGCGCTGTGCCGCTGGCTTCGGCAAACTTCTGGGATGCTGCGCGGAGGGACTCATAGCCCTGGGCGAGGCGCATGCTCGGAAGGGGTTTGATTGCCTCGGTTGGCTCAGCGCTGGCCCGGATGGTGCGGGTGACCTCCCCGATGGTGGCCCCGTCGATAAAAGCATCGACAAGCGTCTCAACGGCATTCTCGCGCGTGGACTCGAGGATCTTCTCTAGCGCAGCCATAACCCTGACATCGGTGTCCTCGTCCGTCGCGGTGCGGGCGTCGGCGATTTCCTTGGCGCGTTGGTCACGAAGTTCAGCATAGTCCGGAATGCGGCTTTCCAGTTCTTTTTCTTCCAGGTTGGGATAGACGTTGGTGCCGATCAGGCTGGCTCGCCGTTGGTTGAGTTGTTGATGGTTCGATGCGTCGGTGGCCGCCAGTTTTTCGGCGATAAAGCCGTTTGTGAGTGCATCGGTCATGCCACCCTGGGCATCGATTTCCTGAAAGAAGGACCAGGACTTTTCACTGACTTCGTTGGTCAGCCACTCGATCGCCCAGGACCCGCCGGCCGGGTCGACTACCGAGGTGAGTTCGCATTCTTCCTGTAGGATGACTTGAGTGTTACGTGAGATCCGGCGACTGAATGCATCCGGGACACGGGCCACTTCATCGAAGTTGCCGACGCACATACTGTCGACCCCTCCGATAACCCCACTGAGTGCCTCCGTGGTGGTGCGGAGCATGTTCACATATGGGTCTTTTTGTGTTTTGTTATAAAGCCCGGTACGCGCGTGCATGTGAATCTTTTGCGCTTCCTTACCGCCTCCAAAGGCGGCGACCACTTGTGCCCAGAGCACCCGGGCAGCCCGCAGTTTGGCAATTTCCATGAAGAAGTTGCCGCCGATCGCGAAGCTGAAGCGGATTTGTTTGGCCGCATCATCCACGGATAAACCACGCTCTGTCAGTTCGGTGAGATAAGCCGCTCCGGTAGCCAGGGCGATGCCGAGTTCTTCTACGGCCGAAGCACCAGCCTGATGATATGGCAGGGTGGAGACTCCGACGGCCTGTACGCCTGGCGCGTGCTTTGTGCAATGTTCTGCGAGTACAGCTTGTTCTTCAAAGAGTGAGCCCAGGTCCGCAGGCGCTTGACCTGCGGCGGCTTTGACCGCGATCGGGTCCATCCCGAGACTGCCTTTTACTTTGGCGGGGTCGGCACCGATGGCCTTCAGCCAGGCGAAGAAAAGTGAGCCAACCGCCATGCCGGAGCAGCCGGTGCGGAGGTGAAAGCTGACCGCCTCCGGAACGATATCCTTGAAAGCGGCCTTGATGTCTTCGAGGCAGGCGAGTGAGAGGCCACAGGCTCCGACCTCGCCCACATGAGCCGCATCCGGATCGAGCCCCTTCAATGTGGCGATGTCGAGGATGACGTTCAATGCGTTTTGCCCGCGCATCAGATCGGCTGTCGCGGCCCGGTTGAAATCGATCGGTGTGCCGTAGGGGAGTTCCTGGGCGATTTCCCAGGGTTCTGCACTGTAGCCGGCAGCACTT of Coraliomargarita sinensis contains these proteins:
- a CDS encoding c-type cytochrome domain-containing protein, with amino-acid sequence MDFISFLGRLHPVVLHLPIGALFTVIVAEIWLLRSTQRKDQLLLFVLYLFTLLTAVLAIATGLILHEEDAYGGSTLDLHEKLGIATGVVMILLAGCAYVAVRMQSKHSGLSRWVTIRRLGLFVSTGLITVTGHYGGELTHGRGFLFEYGPAFLRESTKVEPVEITAEITAFDAAIHPIIENYCVYCHDDETTKGKLRMDSPEAMLAGGSTGPLFVAGDTENSLMLERIHLPDDHEDHMPPIEKRQPSEEEIAALTWWIESGASFDMKLSDPQVPESVQAVVPGDEPVEEEPKISEELDLEAVQELRDQLLTIQRIQQGDNRLWVSFSAIATTAGDDFILQLRPLANFVTWLDLARTQITDASMSELALMKNLEQLNLNACDITDEGIKQLEGLDNLKDLNLAETPVSEASLPTLIQLDSLETVHLFGTGWTAEGAEVFRRIRPDVTVNIGE
- a CDS encoding 3-keto-disaccharide hydrolase: MHLKTKHKLSSLIILIGISTILPCFAETSEWETVIDGDLSKVTTEGNWSVDGKNVSLEPRPGEKGWNRFGSYLWLKEDYTDFICEFEFKFTPNGNSGFYFRVSDVDNPVFTGLELQLTQCHKKEKPGWHDLGGIIMFKDRQAGDPLAKSANKLPGEWNRAVVKLEGSLLTVVINGVLVHDHTDLKAHEINGESLSTSGKIGFQDHGMPFWLRNIRIKRL
- a CDS encoding ATP-binding protein — protein: MKTDVFVRGRDSVTIPIKDAAFSKQSDDILEKWRELLNILIEIGEIPAALVMRLLEGEIEVHASSTNPDNVYEEGAKEHLGCGLYCETVVANREDLSIVDALKDPLWADNPDVPLGMIAYYGVPLLWPDGSIFGTLCILDSKENKFSDKIKRLVNGFRTAIEADLDHYRKENDYIDLQRRIQKELEENVKRAESANLAKNDFLSVISHELRTPLNPIIGLSEILALDEKDLEKRKALETIHDSGAHLLSLISEILDFSKLERGEFRIEETTFELSAFLNSIVKIMKPKADFERLELKLTEAPGLPETIKTDALRLRQLLINLINNALKFTEEGSVTVGVQINENGLDFSVTDTGIGIEADKQMKIFEPFYQIESSLSRHHEGAGLGLTICRKICDLIGASISMKSTPDKGSTFLISLPNCIHDLSEEAQT
- a CDS encoding MBL fold metallo-hydrolase; protein product: MKQAFQKDDALLTDIKQAQRQGATKVWWLGQSGFLVVTAEGTILFDPYLSDSLTKKYADTDKPHQRVTEQVIAPAQITGIDLITSSHNHTDHLDAETLLPLFEANPDAKLLCPRANREFILNRLGNIADRMLETNAGEMTTFGGMEIHGISAAHNNVDRDEHGNCKFMGFVIKVAGKTIYHSGDTLIHEGLIDSLKPFAPDVAFLPINGNKPERRVAGNLNGEEAATLGRAVEAKLVIPHHYDMFAFNTADPAIFEEACRLNGQAFKTLRNGESTCL
- a CDS encoding methionine synthase codes for the protein MESNPLRNSVIGSYPFPGWLELASENLDNFGVNDISEVQRDAVIAAVHDQLSAGLDVITDGEQTRFDFNLSFYGYIKGIELESASPRLFGPPAHDQRGKHAITGELHAPEGLGAVEEYQRLAEVYQAMHPGKQVTLKASVPGPYTMSGRLLPNEQYKDRWAITEALLPIVRKELEALVAAGCTEISVDEPSMSCYAYKEDPARFVDIFNRTVESIEGKARVCTHLCFGNFKARAVGPRQISPMFPAFLDFKCDEMHVEMASREFAELELIAEIAKHTDVAVGIVDVKSYYVETPDDIAGRVRRCLEYAPAEKLVFAPDCGLSQTARWAAKRKLVNMVAGVEIVKKELKLT
- a CDS encoding sialate O-acetylesterase; amino-acid sequence: MITHISNKRLPHVSKALLVGLLASLSSVTASQAADLPQPDGQPADMSKKVKVFIVMGQSNTLEMGKVGPADKEGTLEHAVKNEGLYPFLVDDEGNWTTRQDVRQVHVMQKRGSMRVGRNDFLTVKSKKIGIDLGIGHQLGNAIDEPVMVLRSSIGNRSLGWDLLPPGSERFEYEDPKDGKTYVYPGYNDEVRHLRWEKGNIPEPPNHKWYAGKQYDDDVANAKKILEELNTYYPDAQGYEIAGFLWWQGDKDRYNAGHAYRYGKNLATLIKALRKEFDAPDAKFVCATLGQTDKDNAEGNEKMILEGMMAVGNAEGEYSEFKGDVSTVYTHPLSMGSSSNAHYSGNAKTYMNVGLAMGEAMVDLLK
- a CDS encoding cob(I)yrinic acid a,c-diamide adenosyltransferase, which encodes MSISTKRGDDGSTSLLFGKRVPKNHPRVMTYGRVDELNSALGLCRAHAKNDSIREQILEIQKDLVVMMCELATDDADRGKLSEKYQGKLIDLSKVDTLTNLVDEFESSKGGFKGWSYPGNTVADAFFDQARTTCRRCERGLVTLRDSGAAVRPELIHYLNRLADLLWLWGREHS